The Mycolicibacterium insubricum DNA segment CCGCCGTCCGGGCCGCCGAGTGGCTTGAATTTCTCCCGGTGCACCGAGGCGCAGCCGTGGCCGCCGGAACCGGCGCGCGCATGGATGACGACGCGGTCGACGAAGCGCGTCATGCCGGTTCCTTTCGCCCACGAATTCGCCGGGGCTAGGTCAGTCGCAAATGCGCCCCGGCGTCACATTCGCGAAGCTCAGACGTCGGCCGGAACGATGTTGACGGTCTTGCGGCCGCGCTTGACACCGAACTCGACCGAGCCGGCAGCCGTCGCGAACAGCGTGTCGTCGCCACCGCGGCCGACGTTGACGCCCGGGTGGAAGTGGGTGCCGCGCTGACGGACCAGGATCTCGCCGGCCTTGACGACCTGGCCGCCGAACCGCTTGACCCCG contains these protein-coding regions:
- the rpmA gene encoding 50S ribosomal protein L27: MAHKKGASSSRNGRDSAAQRLGVKRFGGQVVKAGEILVRQRGTHFHPGVNVGRGGDDTLFATAAGSVEFGVKRGRKTVNIVPADV